The following coding sequences are from one Humulus lupulus chromosome X, drHumLupu1.1, whole genome shotgun sequence window:
- the LOC133806912 gene encoding uncharacterized protein LOC133806912, which produces MPTYVKFMKEILSRKRKLEDYETVALTEDCGAILQKKLPPKLNDPSSFNIPCSIGGLLGIKALYDLGASVNLMPLSIFPKLNLGEARPTTIYLQMADRSFNHPYGVIEDVLVIVALHRYAYGATTLVPSLNNCHTDVAVQFV; this is translated from the exons ATGCCCAcctatgtgaagtttatgaaagaaatctTGTCAAGAAAGAGGAAATTAGAGGATTATGAGACGGTAGCACTAACTGAAGACTGTGGCGCAATACTACAAAAGAAACTACCTCCAAAGCTTAATGATCCTAGTAGTTTCAATATCCCATGTTCTATAGGGGGTTTATTAGGAATAAAGGCTTTATATGATTTAGGGGCTAGTGTGAAtttaatgcctctatcaatctttccgaagctgaatttgggagaagctcggCCAACTACGATATATTTGCAGATGGCAGATAGATCATTTAATCACCCTTAtggagtgattgaggatgtattg GTGATTGTAGCACTACATCGCTATGCATATGGTGCTACGACGCTAGTTCCCAGCCTCAACAACTGCCATACTGATGTGGCAGTTCAA tttgtttag